Proteins encoded in a region of the Brevefilum fermentans genome:
- a CDS encoding MFS transporter — protein sequence MDRKIRWYDYITINIYYFALTARSQTLALIVPLILVKFVDESVKGAALGNIRLWGLMTAVLIQALIGMISDHSTSRFGRRRPFILIGAITEVLVFVLIGVIAATMEGMTGYWLLFAAYILSMLSANTGHGALQGLIPDIVPEEKHGIFSGVKAVFELPAPMIFVSFVITKQVGNGNYWPALITLSAVVLACAALTMFAPEKPVKQPVSKMNWEPVVRLAAMTGAFTLVILGSGALVNAVNRLAARLAETSALIATATIAVLGMVLAVVLGVWGSVRISLGKQNSQVDKSFTWWVINRLSFLVGTTNLSVFAVFYLQERFASLQGASIEGMFGQLMLFVGLAIFVSSIPAGWLSDKIGKKPVCAISGALALLGTIIIIVSPSSTMLYIGGGLIGLATGLFYSASWALGTGLVPKQEAGRYLGIHNLAGAGAGAIGAYIGGPIGDGIGFTALMGIFGLLFLISTLALFGIKETVNGE from the coding sequence ATGGATCGAAAAATTCGCTGGTATGACTATATCACCATCAATATCTATTATTTTGCTTTGACCGCGCGCTCGCAGACGCTGGCGTTGATCGTTCCGCTAATTTTGGTCAAGTTTGTCGATGAATCCGTTAAAGGCGCTGCCCTGGGGAATATTCGCCTGTGGGGGCTGATGACTGCGGTGCTGATCCAGGCGCTGATCGGCATGATTTCTGACCACAGCACGTCTCGCTTCGGGCGGCGGCGGCCGTTTATCTTGATTGGCGCAATAACCGAAGTGCTGGTGTTTGTTCTCATCGGTGTAATTGCCGCCACCATGGAAGGGATGACGGGCTACTGGCTTTTATTTGCTGCTTATATCCTGTCGATGCTGTCTGCCAATACCGGGCACGGCGCTTTGCAGGGCTTGATCCCGGATATCGTTCCCGAGGAAAAGCACGGCATCTTCTCCGGGGTAAAGGCGGTGTTTGAGCTGCCGGCGCCGATGATTTTTGTGTCCTTTGTGATCACCAAACAGGTCGGTAATGGAAATTACTGGCCTGCGCTCATCACCCTCAGCGCTGTGGTGCTGGCATGCGCCGCGCTGACCATGTTTGCGCCGGAAAAACCGGTTAAACAACCGGTTTCAAAAATGAATTGGGAGCCTGTCGTGCGCCTGGCAGCCATGACGGGCGCCTTTACGCTTGTCATCCTCGGCTCGGGCGCATTGGTGAACGCGGTCAACCGGCTGGCCGCGCGATTGGCAGAGACATCAGCGTTGATCGCAACCGCAACAATTGCTGTGCTCGGCATGGTCCTTGCGGTGGTGCTCGGTGTGTGGGGCAGCGTGCGCATCAGCCTGGGCAAGCAGAACTCACAGGTGGATAAATCCTTCACCTGGTGGGTGATTAATCGCCTGTCCTTCCTGGTCGGCACCACGAACCTTTCCGTGTTTGCGGTTTTTTACCTTCAGGAACGCTTTGCCTCCCTTCAGGGCGCTTCGATTGAGGGCATGTTTGGGCAGTTGATGCTGTTTGTCGGGCTGGCGATTTTTGTCTCCAGCATTCCGGCGGGCTGGCTGAGCGATAAGATCGGCAAGAAACCCGTGTGCGCGATTTCCGGCGCGCTGGCTTTGCTGGGCACCATTATCATCATCGTTTCACCCTCCAGTACCATGCTGTACATCGGCGGCGGGTTGATCGGCCTGGCGACGGGACTGTTTTATTCCGCCAGTTGGGCGCTGGGGACGGGATTGGTCCCCAAACAAGAAGCTGGGCGTTACCTCGGCATTCACAACCTGGCCGGGGCGGGTGCCGGCGCCATTGGCGCGTACATTGGCGGTCCCATTGGAGATGGGATTGGCTTCACCGCCCTGATGGGCATCTTCGGGCTGCTGTTCCTGATTTCAACCCTGGCGTTGTTTGGGATTAAGGAAACGGTGAATGGTGAGTAG
- a CDS encoding NifU family protein — protein MTEQDFTFEEQVNGLIEQISAYIEHYHGGSVELDRIEGRTVFVRLGGACEDCPLSPATLQGWVAGTLRQFFPDIVVEETTSC, from the coding sequence ATGACCGAACAGGATTTCACCTTTGAAGAACAGGTTAACGGGCTGATCGAACAGATCAGCGCCTATATTGAGCATTATCACGGGGGTTCAGTTGAATTAGATCGCATCGAAGGCAGGACGGTTTTTGTACGCCTTGGCGGCGCCTGTGAAGATTGTCCCCTGTCTCCAGCCACGCTGCAGGGCTGGGTGGCGGGCACATTGCGCCAGTTTTTCCCCGACATCGTGGTCGAAGAAACGACAAGCTGCTGA
- a CDS encoding vWA domain-containing protein produces the protein MRKQSGRRSQTQTDRKRGRYIQARPANGKADDLAFDATLRAAAPFQKAREEGKNNEVAFSVRREDYQRKVRVRRTANLILFLVDASWSMAVAERMAATKGAILSLLTDAYQRRDRVGLIVFQKDRATLVLPPTNSVLLAQQALADIPVGGKTPLSAGLQMAYEVLKREKILHPDVYPLLIILTDGAGNVALGSGSPEKEAHLLAEQIANEDLRSVVINMEHEAFDQGLAHALADHLQATCYTLDELRSDTLYRTVQKEIHSGVPGAQPGKASR, from the coding sequence ATGCGCAAGCAGAGCGGGCGCCGCTCTCAGACTCAAACCGACCGCAAGCGCGGACGCTATATCCAGGCCCGCCCTGCCAACGGCAAAGCCGATGACCTGGCTTTTGACGCCACGCTGCGCGCCGCTGCCCCGTTTCAAAAAGCGCGTGAGGAGGGCAAAAATAATGAGGTGGCTTTTTCCGTTCGGCGGGAGGACTATCAACGCAAGGTGCGGGTTCGAAGGACGGCAAACCTGATTTTATTCCTGGTGGATGCCTCCTGGTCTATGGCTGTGGCGGAGCGCATGGCTGCCACCAAGGGCGCCATCCTCTCGCTGCTGACCGACGCCTACCAGCGCCGTGACCGGGTGGGGTTGATCGTGTTTCAGAAGGACCGCGCCACCCTGGTACTGCCGCCAACCAACTCGGTTTTGCTGGCACAACAAGCCCTGGCGGACATCCCTGTGGGCGGGAAAACGCCCCTGAGCGCCGGCTTACAAATGGCTTATGAGGTGCTAAAACGCGAGAAAATACTGCACCCCGATGTTTACCCTCTGCTGATTATCCTGACCGACGGCGCCGGCAACGTCGCGCTGGGCAGCGGCTCGCCGGAAAAAGAAGCCCATCTGCTGGCTGAACAAATTGCCAACGAAGACCTGCGCTCTGTGGTGATCAACATGGAGCACGAAGCTTTCGACCAGGGATTGGCGCATGCCCTGGCAGATCATCTCCAAGCCACCTGCTACACCCTGGATGAACTGCGCAGTGATACGCTCTACCGCACGGTGCAAAAAGAAATTCACTCCGGGGTTCCAGGCGCTCAGCCTGGAAAAGCCTCCAGGTGA
- a CDS encoding ATP-binding protein codes for MRTIYPFTAIVGQQRMSRALILNAIDTRIGGVLIRGERGTGKSTAARALAALLPPVQVVQNCRFGCDPQKPISWCTECRERFEADENGLPVETRQTPFINLPISATEDRVVGTLDIEKAIQKGERHFEPGVLAAANRGLLYIDEVNLLDDHVVDVLLDSAAMGMNIVEREGISFAHPARFILVGTMNPEEGDLRPQLLDRFALSVEIRGILDPRQRVQIMERNLAFEADPEAFRQKWLPREQELSEKIARARQMLDKVGYTSRDLLVIADLTAKMQVDGHRADLVILKASRAHAAFEGRDAINPYDIALAAELALPHRVKAGPFRHSEMGITQLQEHIEELVGSASEGAPVDQQDRGDESQTSQKKSLSPPISKLAKNPLDPSP; via the coding sequence ATGCGAACGATTTATCCCTTTACAGCAATCGTGGGTCAGCAACGCATGAGCCGGGCATTGATATTAAATGCGATCGACACTCGCATCGGCGGTGTTTTGATCCGCGGCGAGCGCGGCACCGGAAAATCAACTGCGGCGCGAGCCTTGGCTGCCTTATTGCCCCCGGTTCAGGTGGTGCAGAACTGCCGGTTTGGATGTGACCCCCAAAAACCGATCAGCTGGTGCACAGAATGCCGGGAGCGTTTCGAAGCCGATGAAAACGGTTTGCCCGTTGAGACCCGGCAAACACCCTTCATCAACCTGCCGATCTCAGCCACGGAAGACCGGGTGGTGGGTACCCTGGATATCGAAAAAGCGATCCAAAAGGGTGAGCGCCACTTTGAACCCGGCGTTTTAGCGGCTGCCAATCGCGGCTTGCTGTACATTGACGAGGTCAACCTGCTGGACGACCATGTGGTGGACGTTTTGCTCGATTCAGCGGCGATGGGGATGAACATCGTCGAACGCGAAGGCATCTCCTTTGCTCACCCGGCGCGCTTTATCCTGGTGGGCACGATGAACCCCGAAGAAGGCGATTTGCGCCCGCAACTGCTGGACCGGTTTGCCCTCTCCGTTGAAATTCGCGGCATCCTCGATCCCCGACAGCGCGTGCAGATCATGGAGCGCAACCTGGCGTTTGAGGCTGACCCGGAAGCCTTCCGCCAGAAATGGCTCCCCAGGGAACAGGAGCTTTCAGAGAAAATCGCCAGAGCCAGGCAAATGCTGGACAAGGTGGGTTATACCAGCCGCGACTTGCTGGTCATCGCTGACCTGACAGCCAAAATGCAGGTTGACGGACACCGGGCGGACCTGGTGATCCTCAAAGCCTCGCGCGCCCATGCCGCATTTGAAGGTCGGGACGCCATCAACCCCTATGATATTGCCCTGGCTGCCGAGCTGGCGCTTCCGCACCGCGTTAAAGCCGGTCCCTTCAGGCATTCAGAGATGGGCATCACCCAATTACAGGAGCATATCGAAGAATTGGTGGGCTCTGCTTCTGAAGGCGCCCCTGTGGATCAGCAAGACCGGGGTGATGAATCCCAAACCAGTCAAAAAAAAAGCCTCTCTCCCCCCATCTCGAAATTAGCGAAGAACCCGTTGGATCCAAGCCCGTAG
- the holB gene encoding DNA polymerase III subunit delta': protein MANLRLKTVLRYNKGMHWQIHGHDWAVELLRKHVSGNKLRHAYLFTGPEGVGRQTLAIRFAQAINCDNPPEPGDYCGDCRACRQLASLTHPDLSLLQPEEGHKDILIDQVRTLQRALALSPYSAAYRIALLPDFQRATTQAANALLKTLEEPPGRVILLLTALTPEGLLPTITSRCEVIRLRPAAIDETRAYLQTHHSLDDDQARLLAHISGGRIGAAIRLTEDPSTLVNRRAHLETLLQLLDAPRYERFKRIGSFLQALDKPRHKIGEVLSIWLSFWRDVFLRASSESLPPVNLDLLTQIDQVALQVPAKKARELILAHEQALQHLDANVNLQLLLETLMLQLPRLTVSHETAFVDDGDGD, encoded by the coding sequence TTGGCAAATCTGCGCCTGAAGACGGTTTTGCGCTACAATAAGGGCATGCACTGGCAAATACACGGTCATGATTGGGCGGTAGAGCTGCTCAGAAAGCATGTCTCTGGCAATAAATTGCGGCATGCTTACCTGTTCACCGGGCCTGAGGGCGTGGGACGGCAAACGCTGGCCATCCGTTTTGCCCAAGCCATTAATTGTGACAACCCGCCGGAGCCGGGCGATTATTGCGGTGACTGCCGCGCCTGCCGCCAGCTTGCCTCGCTGACTCACCCTGATTTAAGCCTGCTCCAACCCGAAGAGGGCCATAAGGACATCCTGATTGACCAGGTGCGCACCCTGCAGCGAGCGCTGGCGCTGTCGCCATATTCTGCCGCTTACCGGATTGCCCTGCTGCCCGACTTTCAGCGCGCCACAACACAGGCAGCCAATGCGCTTCTTAAAACCCTTGAAGAACCCCCCGGACGGGTGATTTTACTGCTGACCGCGCTTACGCCGGAGGGCCTTTTACCCACGATTACCTCCCGCTGCGAGGTGATCCGCTTGAGACCGGCAGCGATTGATGAAACTCGAGCCTATTTACAAACCCATCACAGCCTGGATGACGATCAGGCGCGTTTGCTGGCGCATATTTCAGGCGGGCGGATTGGTGCAGCCATCCGATTGACTGAAGACCCATCAACGCTGGTCAATCGCAGGGCACACCTGGAAACTTTGTTGCAATTGCTGGACGCGCCGCGTTATGAACGTTTTAAGCGCATCGGGTCTTTTCTTCAGGCGCTGGACAAACCCCGCCACAAAATCGGCGAGGTTTTATCGATCTGGCTTTCATTTTGGCGCGACGTCTTTTTGCGAGCCTCCAGCGAATCACTGCCCCCGGTCAACCTGGACCTGTTGACCCAGATTGACCAGGTGGCGTTGCAGGTGCCTGCGAAAAAAGCCCGCGAGCTGATCCTTGCCCATGAACAGGCGCTTCAACACCTGGATGCCAACGTCAATCTTCAGCTATTGCTGGAAACCCTGATGCTTCAGTTGCCCAGGCTGACTGTTTCGCATGAAACCGCCTTTGTGGACGATGGGGACGGTGATTAA
- a CDS encoding LysM peptidoglycan-binding domain-containing protein yields the protein MIKKPWFLLLIFLFVSLGSGLLLAPRGAQARDLAQAAYHTPTPNAQGQIFYTVQEGDNCTRIFLLTGVTIDDLVILNSLTAACEIYPGMQLLLAQVDPVTPAPVEIQPLPVPGLPTSTPFEGFGQICVALFEDLDGNQRRSINEFFLGGGVVSVNNRIGTFSRTLETVGGNPDLVNPVCFDEVPEGEYNLSMGIPDGYNPTTSMNYSIEVIAGDVIVVDFGAQPSTQMAEIEVPVSQQRSPLLLVMGLFLLAGGAGLAYFFLRAKMKA from the coding sequence TTGATTAAAAAACCCTGGTTTTTACTGTTAATATTCCTGTTTGTGAGCCTGGGATCGGGATTGCTCCTGGCGCCCCGGGGTGCCCAGGCGCGTGATCTGGCGCAAGCCGCTTACCATACCCCCACGCCCAATGCTCAAGGACAGATCTTCTATACCGTCCAGGAAGGCGATAATTGTACGCGCATTTTTTTACTGACCGGCGTCACAATTGACGACCTGGTGATCTTAAATTCACTGACCGCGGCTTGTGAGATCTACCCGGGAATGCAGTTGCTGCTGGCACAGGTTGACCCGGTCACGCCCGCGCCTGTGGAGATACAGCCCCTGCCCGTTCCCGGCTTGCCCACAAGCACGCCCTTTGAGGGCTTTGGCCAGATTTGTGTGGCTCTGTTTGAGGATCTGGATGGCAATCAAAGGCGTTCTATCAACGAGTTTTTCCTGGGCGGGGGTGTGGTCAGCGTCAACAATCGCATTGGCACCTTTTCCCGAACCCTGGAAACCGTCGGCGGCAACCCGGACCTGGTCAACCCGGTGTGTTTTGACGAGGTACCGGAGGGGGAATATAACCTGAGTATGGGCATTCCGGATGGGTATAACCCGACCACCAGCATGAATTACTCGATCGAGGTGATCGCTGGCGATGTCATCGTGGTGGATTTCGGTGCGCAACCCAGTACCCAGATGGCTGAGATAGAAGTCCCGGTGAGCCAGCAGCGCTCGCCCCTGTTGCTGGTAATGGGGCTATTTTTGCTGGCTGGCGGCGCGGGTTTAGCCTACTTCTTCCTGCGCGCAAAAATGAAAGCCTGA
- a CDS encoding sulfite oxidase-like oxidoreductase, which translates to MTSSASEAQRLPPGQKLTDGFPALHYGRIPTFNPATWDFRIWGAVEAPIVWTWDQILELPRVKIRLDLHCVTTWSKLDTEWEGISPKALVEQGLIRLTPGARFVMQHADFGYTTNLPLDVFLGENFLLATHFAGEPLTPEHGYPLRGVIGAIPDRRDLKDVYLWKGAKWLRGLEFMKEDRLGFWEANGYHNQGDVWKEQRHSG; encoded by the coding sequence ATGACCAGCAGCGCATCCGAAGCACAACGCCTGCCGCCGGGGCAAAAACTTACCGACGGGTTTCCCGCCCTGCATTATGGGCGCATCCCAACTTTCAATCCCGCCACCTGGGACTTTCGCATCTGGGGCGCTGTTGAAGCGCCCATCGTGTGGACCTGGGATCAAATTTTAGAGCTTCCACGGGTGAAAATTCGGCTGGACCTGCATTGCGTGACCACCTGGAGCAAATTGGATACAGAGTGGGAGGGCATCTCTCCGAAAGCCCTGGTAGAGCAGGGATTGATCAGGCTTACGCCTGGTGCCCGCTTTGTGATGCAACATGCCGATTTCGGTTATACAACCAACCTGCCGCTGGACGTGTTCCTGGGAGAAAACTTTTTACTGGCGACTCATTTCGCAGGGGAGCCCCTGACACCGGAACATGGCTACCCGCTGCGGGGGGTGATCGGCGCTATCCCCGACCGAAGGGATTTGAAAGATGTCTACCTGTGGAAGGGTGCCAAATGGCTGCGCGGGCTGGAATTCATGAAGGAAGACCGCCTGGGTTTTTGGGAGGCTAATGGCTATCACAATCAGGGGGATGTGTGGAAAGAACAGCGCCACTCAGGTTGA
- a CDS encoding metal-dependent hydrolase: protein MAFKLTYIGHAALALETDGFQLLIDPYLSDNPATSMNPATVAADYILVTHGHGDHLGDAIEIATRTGATVIANFEICNWLQKQGIKVHPQHLGGGFQHPFGYLKLTLALHGSALPDGSYGGNPAGFLLTTHAGEKIYMAGDTGLFGDMRLIGEEGVTLAVIPIGDNYTMGPDDALRAVKLLTPEYVIPIHYSTWGLIAQDPHAWAERVHAETDAHARVLAPGEQFVYP, encoded by the coding sequence ATGGCTTTTAAACTAACCTACATCGGGCATGCCGCCCTGGCGCTGGAAACCGATGGCTTTCAGTTGCTGATCGACCCTTACCTCAGCGACAACCCGGCAACCAGCATGAACCCTGCAACTGTCGCTGCAGACTACATCCTGGTGACCCACGGTCATGGCGACCATCTCGGCGATGCCATCGAAATAGCCACACGCACTGGCGCAACGGTGATTGCCAATTTTGAAATTTGCAACTGGCTGCAGAAACAGGGCATCAAAGTCCATCCTCAGCACCTCGGCGGCGGGTTTCAGCATCCCTTTGGGTATCTCAAACTGACCCTGGCGCTGCACGGATCGGCACTGCCTGACGGCAGCTATGGCGGGAACCCGGCCGGGTTCTTACTAACCACCCACGCTGGCGAAAAGATCTACATGGCCGGAGACACCGGTTTATTCGGTGATATGCGCTTGATCGGCGAGGAAGGGGTGACCCTGGCCGTGATTCCCATCGGTGACAATTACACCATGGGTCCGGATGACGCGCTCCGGGCGGTGAAACTGCTCACACCGGAGTACGTGATCCCAATCCACTACAGCACCTGGGGATTAATCGCCCAGGACCCTCACGCGTGGGCAGAACGCGTTCACGCCGAAACCGATGCCCATGCCCGCGTGCTCGCCCCCGGTGAGCAATTCGTCTACCCCTGA
- a CDS encoding trans-sulfuration enzyme family protein: MKQNPGKYYGLSTLLTHYTEADHVENAHLSPIFQNSVFVFNDTESGAAIAAGQAPGYYYSRLNNPNHQQLATKLAALEAWDLIQHNPDADPHTLAGGLVYASGMAAATAAVLACVQAGDSLLTQVSLYDGTYQLFKKILPKYGIDVFWVTDNTPAGWETAFKTHPQAKLAYLETPANPSLRLTDIEAVADLAHQHGARVAVDNTFATPYCQRPLTLGADLVVHSTTKFLSGHGQLIGGAVLTTDLDLLRGELLTNYKLMGPTPSPMDTWLANIGLKTFDLRMERQCSNAMQVAQALENHPEVERVYYPGLASHPDYSLVQKQMMEYGGMISFELKGGLEAGKRMMNRVKIATLAVSLGNVDTLIQHPASMTHRNTPREERLAAGISDGLVRLSVGIEDPADLVRDLLEAI; this comes from the coding sequence TTGAAACAGAACCCCGGAAAATATTATGGACTGTCCACGTTATTGACCCACTACACCGAAGCGGATCATGTCGAGAACGCACATCTCTCGCCAATCTTTCAAAATTCGGTGTTTGTGTTTAATGATACAGAGTCCGGCGCTGCCATTGCGGCAGGTCAGGCACCTGGCTATTATTATTCGCGCCTTAACAACCCCAATCATCAGCAATTGGCTACAAAGCTGGCAGCGCTGGAAGCCTGGGACCTGATCCAGCACAACCCGGATGCAGACCCCCATACCCTGGCCGGCGGATTGGTGTATGCCTCGGGGATGGCTGCAGCAACAGCGGCAGTTTTAGCTTGCGTACAGGCAGGGGATAGCCTGCTGACCCAGGTATCCTTATACGACGGTACTTATCAGTTGTTTAAGAAAATCCTGCCCAAATACGGAATTGATGTGTTCTGGGTGACCGATAACACCCCCGCTGGTTGGGAAACGGCTTTTAAAACGCACCCGCAGGCAAAACTGGCTTATCTCGAAACGCCGGCTAACCCCAGCTTGCGTCTGACAGACATCGAGGCTGTCGCAGACCTGGCGCATCAGCATGGCGCACGCGTGGCAGTGGACAACACCTTCGCCACACCCTACTGCCAGCGTCCCTTGACCCTGGGTGCTGACCTGGTGGTGCATTCCACCACCAAGTTCCTTTCGGGGCATGGTCAGTTAATTGGCGGCGCGGTACTGACCACCGATCTGGACTTGCTGCGAGGAGAGCTTCTTACGAATTACAAGCTGATGGGACCCACGCCGAGCCCCATGGATACCTGGCTGGCGAATATCGGCTTAAAGACTTTTGATCTGCGCATGGAACGACAATGCAGCAATGCCATGCAGGTGGCGCAAGCGCTGGAAAATCACCCCGAGGTGGAACGGGTTTATTATCCCGGGCTCGCCAGCCACCCGGATTATTCCCTGGTGCAAAAACAGATGATGGAATACGGGGGCATGATCTCCTTCGAGTTAAAGGGCGGACTGGAGGCTGGAAAGCGCATGATGAACCGGGTAAAAATCGCCACACTGGCAGTCAGCCTGGGCAATGTTGATACCCTCATCCAGCACCCGGCCAGCATGACTCACCGCAACACCCCGCGCGAGGAGCGGTTAGCCGCCGGGATCAGCGATGGGCTGGTACGCCTTTCAGTGGGGATTGAGGACCCAGCCGACCTGGTCCGCGATCTGCTGGAGGCGATTTAG
- a CDS encoding uridine kinase family protein yields MSKFTSVVKRDGSIVEFTPQRITNAIYRAAVAVGGRDKHTSEALANKVCRLLEEQTPEGEIPTVEQIQDIVEKVLIEEGHARVAKAYILYRAERAKLREQRAERRVEPSSNIPWHKLWRTLDWAVEHNLHTVESLNERIRRGELSEIVGASEAFYHENIEHAAHLIADRKHELRMVIIAGPSSSGKTTTTIKLEERLARLGMRLVTLNVDNYFYDLAMHPVDEFGDYDFETPQALDLALINEHLARLFEGEEVKIPFYNFKTGTRSLEQTSMKLAPDEVILIDSLHGLFPAMTADIPAEKKFRLYLEPLLQLKDTDGHYVRWTDIRLMRRMLRDASHRSYDPDKTLLHWHYVRSSELRNIIPYVATADYIVNSAMPYEIPLYKTKLFNGFAHWTETYADDPLRRDAFERTSRIHRLMQSLESIEDDSIVPENSVIREFIGGSIYTY; encoded by the coding sequence ATGTCAAAATTTACTTCGGTTGTCAAAAGAGATGGTTCGATTGTTGAATTCACGCCCCAACGCATCACCAATGCGATCTACCGAGCTGCAGTCGCCGTCGGCGGGCGGGATAAGCATACCTCCGAAGCGCTGGCCAACAAGGTGTGCCGCCTCCTCGAAGAACAAACCCCTGAAGGTGAAATTCCCACCGTTGAACAGATCCAGGATATTGTTGAAAAAGTTCTCATCGAAGAGGGGCATGCCAGGGTCGCCAAGGCTTATATCCTCTACCGGGCAGAGCGGGCCAAGCTGCGTGAACAACGCGCTGAGCGCCGGGTTGAGCCCTCGAGCAATATCCCCTGGCATAAGTTGTGGCGCACCCTGGATTGGGCAGTAGAACACAATCTCCACACCGTTGAGAGCCTCAACGAGCGCATCCGCCGGGGAGAGCTTTCCGAAATTGTGGGCGCCTCAGAAGCCTTTTACCATGAGAACATTGAACATGCTGCCCATCTGATCGCCGATCGCAAACATGAACTGCGGATGGTGATCATCGCCGGGCCTTCCTCCTCGGGAAAAACCACCACCACCATCAAATTGGAGGAACGCCTGGCGCGCTTGGGCATGCGCCTGGTAACTCTCAACGTGGATAACTATTTTTACGATCTGGCCATGCATCCCGTAGACGAATTCGGGGATTACGATTTCGAAACGCCGCAAGCGCTGGACCTGGCGTTGATCAATGAGCACCTGGCTCGACTGTTTGAAGGTGAGGAAGTAAAAATCCCCTTCTATAATTTCAAGACCGGCACCCGCTCCCTGGAACAGACCTCTATGAAACTGGCGCCGGATGAAGTTATCCTGATTGACAGTTTGCACGGTCTCTTTCCGGCGATGACCGCTGACATCCCGGCGGAGAAGAAGTTCCGCCTGTATTTAGAACCGCTACTGCAGCTCAAAGACACGGACGGTCATTACGTGCGCTGGACGGATATTCGCCTGATGCGCCGCATGCTGCGGGATGCCTCTCACCGATCGTATGACCCGGACAAGACCCTGCTGCACTGGCATTATGTCCGCTCCAGCGAGCTGCGCAATATCATCCCCTATGTAGCCACCGCGGATTACATCGTCAACAGCGCCATGCCCTACGAGATCCCCTTGTATAAAACCAAGCTGTTTAATGGTTTTGCCCACTGGACGGAAACCTACGCCGATGATCCTTTACGTCGGGACGCATTCGAACGCACCAGCCGAATTCATCGCCTGATGCAGTCGTTGGAATCCATTGAAGATGATTCCATCGTCCCCGAGAACTCGGTCATTCGCGAGTTCATCGGGGGCAGTATCTATACGTATTAG
- a CDS encoding YCF48-related protein — protein MKKPNRIVLICVLALILAALACQFPGRVELTATLSTQPPLEETTEPPLEETAVPPLEETAEPSPTETIVETETHTPTTSPTVAPTETEVPPLATPFFTNPIIYTIAMFTPTRGWAVTRDQNHLLVTEDGGHSWLEVTPAALGTLPPGSSSFGIQPFFMNQDIAWLIANTAGSANLFHTRDGGQTWMTLSPPFENAVLTFLDQNLGYALVSLDVGAGSHYVAIFRTLNSGETWTMVFTHEPGTTQSLPHGGMKKGIVFHGVDNGWIWGVIPADDEFYLFKTADGGATWAQVTDISLPWVTGGNILDISGLFFVNPNTAFMLVRAYLPDGDIQLLIYRSTDYGQTWAFQNAMQDSQAMDFISPDEGWIASDTTLYHSVDGGITWSAMATSGISAGEVLLKVDFVDSLHGWVVSIPDEMTWEPLKLYRTIDGGASWELLLP, from the coding sequence ATGAAAAAACCCAATCGGATCGTTTTAATTTGTGTGCTGGCATTGATCCTGGCTGCCCTGGCATGCCAGTTTCCGGGACGTGTAGAGCTGACAGCAACGCTCAGCACCCAGCCTCCCCTGGAGGAAACGACTGAGCCTCCCCTTGAGGAAACGGCTGTTCCTCCCCTGGAGGAGACGGCTGAACCATCCCCCACAGAAACGATTGTTGAAACCGAAACCCACACTCCCACAACCTCCCCAACGGTTGCCCCTACTGAGACGGAAGTGCCGCCTTTAGCCACGCCGTTCTTCACCAACCCGATCATTTATACGATTGCGATGTTCACGCCCACTCGCGGCTGGGCTGTAACCCGGGATCAGAACCACCTGTTGGTCACAGAAGATGGAGGGCATTCTTGGCTGGAGGTCACCCCCGCTGCTTTGGGCACCCTGCCGCCAGGATCCAGTAGCTTTGGTATCCAGCCTTTCTTCATGAACCAGGATATCGCCTGGCTGATAGCCAATACCGCCGGCAGTGCCAACCTTTTCCACACCCGGGATGGCGGACAGACCTGGATGACCCTATCGCCGCCCTTTGAAAACGCCGTCCTGACGTTTCTTGATCAGAATCTGGGTTATGCGCTGGTGAGCCTGGACGTTGGCGCCGGGTCTCATTACGTGGCGATTTTCCGAACATTGAACAGCGGGGAGACCTGGACGATGGTTTTCACCCACGAGCCGGGCACGACCCAATCGCTACCCCATGGCGGCATGAAGAAGGGCATCGTCTTCCATGGTGTCGATAACGGTTGGATCTGGGGCGTTATTCCAGCAGATGATGAGTTTTACCTGTTTAAGACGGCTGATGGAGGGGCGACCTGGGCTCAAGTAACGGATATCAGTCTTCCATGGGTCACTGGGGGCAATATACTGGATATCAGTGGGCTGTTTTTTGTAAATCCAAACACAGCTTTCATGCTGGTCAGAGCCTATTTACCCGATGGCGACATCCAGCTCTTGATTTACCGCAGCACCGATTACGGTCAGACGTGGGCGTTCCAGAACGCGATGCAGGATAGCCAGGCTATGGACTTTATCAGCCCCGATGAGGGCTGGATTGCGTCAGATACCACGTTGTATCACAGTGTCGATGGCGGAATTACCTGGTCAGCAATGGCTACCAGCGGAATCTCAGCCGGGGAAGTCCTCCTTAAGGTTGATTTTGTCGACAGCTTGCATGGTTGGGTGGTGTCCATACCGGATGAAATGACCTGGGAGCCGTTGAAGTTGTATCGCACCATCGATGGAGGCGCCAGCTGGGAGTTATTGCTACCCTGA